Part of the Solanum pennellii chromosome 10, SPENNV200 genome is shown below.
aaatagatGCTACGATCGAAACACAACCACCATAAATCAATCGAATTAATAGTTCCGACTTATTTTTGTTTGGGATATCTATCCTCTGGCACATGGCTTTGTAGGGTTACATCTGGATTTAGCAGAGGTCTTGGTAAGGGTACATGCATCTGGATTTCACATAGGGCTTTGTAGGGGTACATCTGGATCAGTTATATTGCCATTATAGTTTAACGAAGAAGTAAAATTCAAAGAATATATAGTATGTATTGTAGAGAAGGTTTATGTTGCACCTAAGAAGCCAAAAGTGACCACTGTAGCAAATATGCCTTAAGATCAAGATTGTAAGATACGTTCTGCAGGATGATGACTATGGTATTCCCTTGTGGTTGGAAACCGGTAAAAACAACACTAAGATTTTTTGAGATTGAATTATCAGTAATCCAGGCAACAATTCTCGTACCATTGGGAGTAACACTAAACCAGGTCACATTAGCAACAGAATGCATGTAGTTGATATCTATACCCACATGATCACCCCGTGAATCATAAGAGTTCCAAAAGATGTCAAATTCGACAGCTACAAACTGGTGATTATTACATGAATATTGTCTATCATCACTTTCAATGCCAAGTCCCTCTCATGCAGCAAAGTGTTTATCGGGAATTACTGAACCTGTAGGGGTGAGGAAAAAGGTAAGACCATCAGCATATTGGTTTCTGCCCTGAGAATTGATTCCAAAGGAGAAGTGCATTGAGAAATCTATGACATTTACATAGGCCTTGTCATAAATATGGAGTGTTttataatatgtagctcggcCTATGCTGAACTTTGAACAATTTTTAGTGAGCTGAATTACACCGTTTTATGAAAAAGCATCTGCTTCATATGTTATATTCTCATCATTGGGattaaaactatcaaaatttAAGGAGAGCGAAGTGACAAAGGGTATTATCAAAACAAAGTATGTTAAAGATGCAAAAACATCCATAGTTAGGCAAATGTATGTTGCTGCTTTggaaaaaatgataaagttgtTCTTATATCTTCAGGTGGCAAAAAAGTCGTTATATTTTCTATATCCTTATTTTCGAGGAAGCAATGAGTATACTTTATTTCCTTTCCTTCTCTCACGCTTATTAATTGACCCAACTTGTCTGTTTACTCCAtgtatttttagaaataaagtATTATTGAAAGGGATATTAATGGACCCAAGTAGTCCGCTTACTAcatcaaaaaaattgattgatcATCTCACCAACTATTTccataatatttttctaagaaacttaaatatatattttaattaataaataaagttacTTACATTCTTTTGGTCatatactatatttatttacataaaataaaatatttatatttatttcattaactGGGTAAACATACAAACTTGCAATTGAGAcacttgtttatttttttattgatgataaattatataGAAAGTCCCTTATTTTAACTACATTGAGAAAACATGTGATGGGAAAACCTTTAACTCtcaagattattatttttaaaactgcCTTCAAGGACTGCAGATGCTTTGGGTACTCCCTGTCGGCACAAGAATCTAATTTTGAGTAAGAATGTTATTATTTGTTGCTATTAGAGGATCTAGAATTTGTTTTTTAGGGATATGATACAACTATCCCCTAGATTATGAAAAAATCCAGAGACACACATTAATTTATAAGGTCTTATTACCACCCTCTCGatccattttttaaatatttgtgtatacTTTGAGGAATAGTTTCACAAAAATGTAGACGAACCGGGATAACGTCCGATCTTGTTTCTGGATTGAGTAGAAAGGGGATATATGAAGTTCGTTCTCTTCCTCTGTGCATCTCTGTGATGGGTAAATCTCCATAAAAAAGGGACAACTTTCGTGTAGGCTTACATGGTACCCAAATATCTCCCACACACCTCAACTATGTGGAGTCATGTAGTGTGCCACCACAAGGTGTACAAGAGTACAATGAAAATGAGTTCGAgtccttagtttagttaaaatgTGTCTTAGAGATTTTGGTCATAATATACTTGTGCCTTGTCACTTATGTTATGCAATACTAGATGTGTCAAGAGGCACATGGATAACTTTAGATGATAGAATGTATGCATCCACtaacaattacatatatatccatttgaaggtttcgtgaaataattttattcacgCTTATTAAGTAAGattaatatttcaatataatataccTGGTACAAAGGCTAGCTAATTTTTATCCACCAAGACATCAATTACACAATGCATTCTATTAGCTAGAATTCTTGCCTGGTCACATGCTCAATCAATTGAGCTTGCTTACTTGTATTCATGACATGTCCATTTCTCATCATCATTGAATTTAGAGAAGGCAGTTGGGTACCACAAGATCCCAACATAAGTTGTTTATAAAAGCGTATTGTGACGTCCGTCAGAATTCCATCCTGATTCCGTGTCCGGATAGGGGCAGAACACTCTAGAGTTGTGTAGAGGACTCTAAAACCTGTTAGAAGTCTCAAGAAGGCTAGGGAAGGTCCAAAAGCATtttagaattctctagaaaggGTACCAAAGTGTAAATATTTTAGGGACTTGTCaagtaaatattaaatacaCTTTAGTCCTTAgaaagtagtataaatagaagtTCCCCTCATTTGCAAAGGCACCAAGCAAGTTGTAAAGCATTCTCCAAGCATAATACAAAACCTTCTTCAAAAGCTCTCTTTTGTTCTCTCTAAGTCCTTTTCAAGCATTCTCTTAGCGCTCCAAGTCTTAAAGGCTTCCTTGAGCTTACAAGCCTTGAAAGATTAGTGAGTAAGTTGTCGAGGGCCGCACAGAACTTTAGCAAATACTCTAAGTTCGTGACAACGTGGTATCAGATCCAGGTTTGATACTAAGGGAATGGCTACCAAATGAGACGTAAACGGCGCTACCACCACTAACGTCTATATGGATGGTGTAAAGAAGAATCGAATGGGGAAGAAACATCAAAAGGGTAATGAGGAGGTGCTGCCTAATCCCACACCTAGCATTGCGCTAACATCTCATCCACCCTCGACTATCGAAGAAAGTGACGAAGAATTGGCCAAAGACGCCACAGATGTCACCGTTGGAGAAGAATGGGTCGCAAGGGTGGAAGTGTCAAAGCATGCCGTGGAGATGTTAGGCTGGCGCATGAATGTGGCCGACGACAAGTTCAAGATCCTTAAGGACTTCACCCTTGAGGAGACCGAGAACATCTCTAAGGAGTTTGAGGGTCGCCAACGGGACGAGTTCGAGATGAAGGAGGCCATCACTTCCTTGGAGTGTCGGCTTGAGGACACGCTTAGCATGATCGAGACGCTGAAGGCCGAAGTGAAAACACTCAAGGAAGGCATGTAGGTTGGAGGATCTACATCACCCGGCCGTGATAGGGAGGCCAGGGTCGAAGCTCCCAAGCCACCTATATTCAAGGTCATCTGTGACTCTCAAGAGGTGGAAAACTTTCTACGACACTtggagaattacttcaagtgtaGTCGGGTGAGAAGTGACGAGAATAAGATCAACACTGTCGTGTTGTATCTGTTAGAGATGGCTACGATATGGTGGAGGCGCAAAGAGACTGAGACTGGGAAGGGGACGTGCACCATCAAAATGTGGGatcaattaaagaaataaaaaaaccctTCTTCCTTAACAATGTCATGTACGAGGTTAAGCGCAAGTTCCGACAATTGAAGAAAACAGGAAGCATTCGGGCATACGTGAAAGAGTTCAAAACTCTAACGCTTCAAATTACCAACCTCATAGAGGATGACATGTTGTTCCACTTCATGGACGGACTGCAGCATTAGGCCAAGATGGAGTTGGAGCGGCGACAGTTCAAGACCATAGACGAAGACATCACAGAACCCGAGTCCTTGATGGACTTCAAGCATGAAAAACATGTCAAGGCGAAGGGCAAGGATGCAAGAAGTAGTCATGCCAAAGGTAAGGGAGATCGTAGCCGAGGAAAGGAGCAGTAGGAACAGCCTAAACAACACGACCCCCACAAGACGGACAACAACCAATTCGTGCGCCATAATTACATTGAGAAGCGGGCACATATTAACAAAAGAGATGGTTGCTACATATGCGGTGGACCGCACGGCTCTACCAGGTGCCCCGAGATGAAGAACCTTGGTGCTATCCTACGAGAAAGGAAGGAGAAGGAGGCACAAGAGAAAGGGGAGGATGCGACCACGACACAATTGGGAATGGAGGGACTGTGCGGCGCAATAGCCCAGAAGATAGAGAAGCTGGTAGACGTCAGCACACAGTATGTAGACATCTCTATAAATGGACGACCAGCCCGTGCCCTGGTACACTCTAGGGCCGAGGCAAACATCATGACCAAGATGACAACAGAGCGGTTAGGCTGAACTATGTGCCAAAAAAGACCCGCCTCAATACTGTTAATGCCCCACTGACTCCCGTGTGCGGGGTCTCCCAAGGAGTAAGCATTACGTTGAGAAAGTGTCAAGGAACGACGAAATTCAAGGAACGACAAAATTTACCATCTCTCCTCTAGATATATTTGATATCATTCTCGGGTAAGAGTTCTTCCAGCACTGTCACACGATGATCGACCCCTACCTCCAACGTCTCATGGTaatggagtgggaaaggtcatgCACGGTACCTCTAGTCAAGGTGCCGAAGAAAGAATAACATGCCCACTTATCGGCCATGCATATTGTGAAGCGCCTAAAGAAAGGTGAACCAATGTTTCTGGACACCATTGCAAGTTTAGGAGAAGTAAATGGTACTATGGACTCCTTGCCACCAATCATAGAGAAGGTACTTGAAGAAAACAAGGACGTGATGCCGGACGAGCTGGCAAAGACTCTCTCTCCGAGGCGCTAGGTAGATCACAGAATAGAGTTGGTGGTCGGAGCCAAGAAACCCGCACATGCACCTTACCGTATGGCTCCACCAGAGTTAGAGGAGCTTAGGAAGTAGTTTAAGGAGATCCTCGAGGCCGGTCACATCCGTCCTTCCAAGGCACCTTATGGCGCGTCAGTGCTATTCCAGAAGAAGAAAGACGGATCGTTGCTCTTATGCATCGACTATCGGGTGCTTATAAGgtaacaataaagaacaaatatcctaTCCCGCTAATTGCATACTTGTTTGACAGACTTGGGTAGGCCAAATACTACACCAAGATGGATCTCCGGAAAGGATACTACCAAGTGCGCATCGCGGAGAGGGATGAGCCAAAGACAACGTGGGTGACCATATATGGAGCATACGAGTGGTTGGTAATGCCATTAGGCTTAACCAACACACCCGCCTCCTTTTGCACGCTAATGGACAAGATATTTCATCCTACTTGGACAAGTTCGTGTTTGTGTACTTGGATGACATAGTCATCTATAGCGTCACATTGGAGGAGCACGTGGAGCACTTGAGGAGAGTCTTCCAAGTCCTACGGGAGAACCAGCTTTATGTCAAGCGGGAGAAGTGTGTGTTCGCCCAGCACGAGTTGCACTTCTTAGGCCTGTTATCAGCAAAGGGGAACTACGAATGGACGAGGCAAATATTCGGGCGATGCAGGAGTGGGAGGCACGCACAAAGGTGATCGAGCTACGATCCTTCCATGGACTTGCGAACTACTATTGCAGGTTCATCAGTGTCTACTCCTCTAAAGCTGCTCCGCTGACCAAGGTGTTACAGAATAATAAGTCGTGCGTTTGGAGCGCGGAGCGCCGAAGAGCGTTCGAAGGTCTTAAGACCAAAGTGACGACGAGTTGGTCTTGACGCTTCCTAACTTCTTCAAGACCTTTGAAGCACATACAGATGCATCAGACTTTGTCATTGTACATTGCCTACACAGATGGAGACACTACTTACTGGGCTCCAAGTTCGTGATCAAGACCAACAATGTTGCCACTAGCTACTTCCAATCACAAAAGAAGATCACCCCAAAGCAAGCTAGATAACAAGACTTTCTGGCCGAGTTCGACAACGTCTTGGAGTACAAGCCAAGAAGAGACAATGTCATGTCCGACACACTAAGTAGGAAGGCCGAGCTTGTTCCCATCACTATGTCTCACTGTGACGTTCAAGATGCAATCAAGGATGCCATGCAACATGATCCAGAGGACAATAACCTTATGGAATTGGCTGTGCAAGGAAAAACTAGACATTTTTGGGTAGAAGATGTCCTTTTGATCACTACCGGTCAACGGGTCTACGTGCCCAAGGTTTGGGTCTATCACACGATGCATTAGTAAGAAAATCCACGATCACCGTGGGCTGGGCATCCGGGGCAGTACGTACGAGGGCATTGATCAAGACTATTTACTTCTGGTCACGCATACGGGAAGACATCGAGAGCTATGTGAAAACTTGTCTTGTGTACCAACAAAACAAGGTGGAGAAAAGGCAACTGGGAGGTTACTAGAGCCACTACCCGTAGCAGAACGCCCATGGGAGAGCGTGACTATGGACTTCATCACTTCCTTGACGAAGTTCGATGGGTTTGGTACAATTATGGTTGTGGTGGATAGGTTTTCAAAGTATGCTACCTTCATTCCCACCATAGCCGGTTGCACCGCAAAGGATGTTGCTTGATTATTCTTCAAGAACGTGGTGAAATATTGGGGGTTGCCGAGACATATCATTAACGATCGAGACCCTTGCTTTACCGGGATcttttggagagagttttggaGATACTTGGAACGAAGCTTCACTTCTCCATAAGTTTCCACCCGCAGATCGATGGCCAGAACGAACTGGTTAATGCCTTATTGGAGTTCTATATAAGGCACTATGTTAGTGCCCATTAGAAGAGTTGGTCCAGACTCCTAGACATGGCGCAATGTTCCTATAATTTACAAAGAAGTGAGTCCACCGGGCGCACACCATTTGAGTTGGCGACAGGCCAACAAACCCAAACTCTGCAGTCGTTGCCGACTTCTTTTGAGTGTAAGAGTTTGGGTTCCTACCATCTTGCAAAGGGATAGGAGGAGCAGCTTGAAACTGCCAAGTCATATTTGGAAAAGGAAGccaaaataatgaagaaattcGTCAACGCAAGCGTCGTCCAACGGACTATAAAGAAGAAGACATGGTCTTGGTTAAATTCAACCCAAGACAATTCAAGGCATTAAGAGGCGTCCATCAAAACTTAGTGCGCAAATATGAGGGTCCATTCAATATCGTTGCCAAAATGGGCAAGATATCGTACAAGTTGGAGTTACCTCCACACTTTAAGATCCATCTGGTGTTTAATGCGAGCGTCCTCAAGCCGTATCATAAGGTCAACAAGCCAGCGCCATTTTCCTGGTGCATTGTAAGGGACA
Proteins encoded:
- the LOC114074255 gene encoding uncharacterized protein LOC114074255, with the translated sequence MDLRKGYYQVRIAERDEPKTTWVTIYGAYEWLRHIGGARGALEESLPSPTGEPALCQAGEVCVRPARVALLRPVISKGELRMDEANIRAMQEWEARTKVIELRSFHGLANYYCRFISVYSSKAAPLTKVLQNNKSCVWSAERRRAFEGLKTKVTTSWS